In Lolium rigidum isolate FL_2022 chromosome 7, APGP_CSIRO_Lrig_0.1, whole genome shotgun sequence, the DNA window caaaagcacacctcaagccggagtaaacaagctccacaacgtcataaaggaatcacacacgatgagcacactgtcaccatcacaccgtggagagtgaatccggagttcatattaaagtaacctctagagtgcataatagacaagagtaacatctacatattcaactagattacaaagctcatgatcacataaagatcacaccatgggagagagagatgaaccacatagctaccggtagagcccttagcctcggggagaactactccctcctcatcatgggagacaagcaacggcgatgaagatggcgatggagtcgatggagatggattccgggggcacttccccgtcccggcggcgtgccggaacagagacttctgtcccctgaacttggcttcgcgatggcggcggctacgtaacttttcgtggaggaagaccgatcattttagggttttcgcgacggaaggaatatataggcgaaagggcggcgcgagggggtgcccgaggggcccaccccataaggcggcgcgccccccctcttggccgcgccagcctatggtgtggaggccgtcggcctccccctggcttgcccttctggctccgtgtgtccctcggaaaaataggaggtttggcttttttttcgtccaattccgagaatatttcctgtgtaggatttctgaaaccaaaaacagcagaaaacagaaactggcgcttcggcatcttgttaataggttagtaccggaaaatgcatcaaaatgatataaagtatggataaaacatgtagatattgtcataaaactagcatggaacataagaaattatagatacgtttgagacgtatcaatgtgctcGATCGATAAACGGTGTTCACTCAACTTGTGGAAGATAATGCTCCAAAggtcaactatgagatcaatggccaccactatgaCAAAGGTTACTATCCAGCCGATGGTATTTATCCTCGCTAGCCCATATTTGTAAAGACAATCCATATACATAAAGTCGAGAAAGATATTAGGTTTTCTAAAGAACAAGATACTTGTAGGAAGTATgtggagcgggcatttggtgcgcTGCAATCTTGTTGGGGTATTGTTCGGCACCCTGCTAGAACATTGAGCAAGGAGACATTATGGGAGGTCATGACtgtttgtgtgatcatgcacaacatgattgttgaggaggagcacgatgaCAACGTGTATGACCAAGGCTAGGAATTTCAGGGTGAGTTGGTTGATACCGAGCCTAGACCGTTGCAAGACTTGGTTGATTTTCTCCATGTGCATCATGAACCGCGTGACAACTCAACTTGCAGCGGACTCCAGGATGATTCGGTCCAATGAGTACGTGGAATGATGTTGGAAATTAGTAGTCGCTATTCTATTTGAAtttcaatgtttgtaataaactagCATATTACCCGTGTGTTGCTAGGGAAGCGGCAATATCGACACTCACTGTGCAACAATGAGGGAGGCTTCAATGTCGTCGATGGTAATCACGTATGCTTCGTCCATGCTAATGGTGACCTCATGCGCTCCATGCCTCTATATCTTCATGAAAAAGATATTGTGAAAAACTGTTGCACAACGACCGATGTGTTACATTACTATTTCAAAAATGCATTTTTTGCATTTTTTTGTAACATGTTCTAAAAAATATTGTTAAAATATGTTGCAACAATATATGCTTCATCTGTCCTATAAAACTAAattagacaaagttaagacaaATTTTGTTAGACGGGGGAGTATTTGCGGTACGCGAGTGAGAGATTTGTTGTAAATTACGAGACGTCTAGACCTACATTGGGTGACAATCCAACGGTTGGTTGTCTCAGCGACTGATCTTCCCTGTGGCTAGCACGCGCAAGACAAATAAACAAGACAATGACTCTATTTCTCCTGATGTATccacaaataaaaaaaaagacaagGACTCCATTTATTTACGCAATAGAGATTTTGAAGAGAAGGGGCCTTTTCTCCCCTAGAAATGTCTTCTTTGTTTTCTTATTATTATTATGCTGTTCTAGTGTTCATGTTATTGTTACCTGACTGTTGTCGGATGTGTAgggacaaaaaaaacaaaaacagaaaggGCCTCCATTTCTCATTGTGCAGAAATCAGATTATACATGCAATTCCTGAACAATTCTCCCCCCTCCTGATGTGTCCATCATTCCATCTCCCAGCCATCCAATAATCTCATACGTACTCAACAACACAGCACGCGAATCAAACTCCACAAAGAATAGTGGCACGCACATGCCAGTTCGCAACTCCCCCTGAACGGTCGGCAAGTTTGCGCGCGAGCACCCCGATCAGACTTTGTCGGGCAGGTCGAGGTGCTGGACGCCGAGCACCTGCAGCGCGGCGTTctggacgaagacgacgaggccgCATTTGGTGGGCCGGAAGCCGTCCCAGAGCGGGAACTGGACGGACCCGGAGACGGTCTTCTTGGCGGAGGCGCCGTCGCGCACGGCGGCCAGCTTCTCGAGCCGGCGCACCACGTGGTCGTTGAGCAGCGCCTTGCCCTTGTTCTCGCCGCGGCCGCAGTCGGTGACCACGCCGCTCTCGTACAGCGCCACCATCACGCTCCCGCCGCCCTCCACGCGGGCGCGGAGCGGGCCCGTGAAGGACGCCTGCAGCGTCGTCGGGTTCGGCCGCTGGAACGTCACCTGCATGCGGAGCAGAGCAGAACATGGTTGAGACCTGCCGGTGGCATATCGGAGTAGAAAGAACACGATCGAGATGTCGTGCATGTGTGCGTACCTTGAAGGCGGGCGATGGGTACTTGGGCGCGTCGCGGACGGCCTGCGCGAGCTTGTCGTGCTCGGTGCCCACGCAGTCGGCGCGGCCCTGCACGACGACCTGCGGCGTGAAGAGCGTGTCGAGGCGGAGAGCTTCCACGTAGGCCTTCTGCCGCACCGTCCAGGCGCTGGACGCGAAGGGGTCCTTCCACCCGCGGTAGTCCCAGTAGTCGACGTGGAACCCGAGCACCACCACGCCGCCGGCCGAGTCCTGCGCCAGCCGCGCCGCCACGGCGTCCGCGTCGGGAGACGCCGCGCAACCCTGCGAGGAGAAGAGCTCCACCAGCACCGGCCCCGGGGCCAGCTCCTCCGCCGGGTCTGGCGCCGATGCCGTCGCGCTGCCCCTGCCGAAGCACGCCAGGAACCGCGGCGCCATGGatcgctagctagctagctacgtgCGAGCCTCCTTCGAGCTAGTGATGGAGGGGACGTCAACAAGCACGCGTGGTGGCAAAGGGAAGCGACTGGCTACCGAGCCGATGGAGGTGCGTGTTTGAAGGTAAGTAGAGTGGTGGTTGGGCACTTGGGTCGGTGGCTGGAAGGGAGGAacgtggcggtggcgacggcaacCGGATACCAGCCTGGGGACAGCACGCAACCTCCCCCCTCCGGCGATCTGTGTCGACCTCTGCCCATGTGTGTGCGGTGAGCGACTCCATTTTTCTAAGTTTCTCCTTTCCTTTTCTACAGATGGGTGACACGGTAGcactactttgctcctcatgcatCTTCCTTTTTAGCACATGCATCATATTTCCAAAAAGAAGATTGCGGTGAAAAAGTTGGATCGAACCACGATTCCTTATATTTCAGACTCTTTCATATTTACTCTAAAAAAACAGTTCCTAACCTATTTTCTATAGTTAACTTTCTACTTTTTCAAACCAAATTGTTCAAAGCTAAACATATGCAAACCGATCAATGGGGTCAAACAACATGATTAGGAAAGAATAAAATTTATGTTTACAAACCAAATTATCCGATGCCAACCAGATGTCACCGTTCAAATAAAGAATAGCACGAATGGTacaaataaagtaaaaaataAACCACAAATGTTAATTGATATGGATATGGATTAGCCGGTGATGAGATCATCTTAGAGAGCTTGCATTTCTCGCTTCTCGATGCGTCGATATGCTGAGAGAAATCTCTATATCCCTTTTTCATCCTGTTCTGACTCTATAGGATCTCCGCTGGAGATGTACTGAAAGTTCTCTTCTTCCATGTCTTGCTCATCGTGAATGATCATGCAACATGTTTTTGTTTGCCACAACACCTTTGATTTCCAATACTCATGAAGGTCGGGAATAATGGAAAACCACTTCTATAGCACACTgaatgctctctctctctctctctctctctctctctctctctctctctctctctctctctctctctctctctctctctctccctctccctccccctccccctccctctctctctctctgcgatATGCGCTCCTTCTCAACTTAAACCAATTGTCATGATTTTTCATGGATTTTGCAATAGTGAGGAAGAGACTCTTGTGCATCTAAATTGCCGACGAAAATACTTTTCTGGATATGTTGTATCGGGTTGAAGTAATCTCTCACATGCTAGCTTGGCGTGGCCCACTGCTCTATCTAGGTTGATGTGAAAATGGCCGTCTGTGATCCCAGTCTCGCCGGCGAATTTCATCGTTCAGATCACGGTCATGACCATTTCAAAGTCATCCTCGTCTTTCTCTGACGGTGACGATGAAAAATGGTCGAAGATAAACTCCCCCTCTTCATCTAAGTACACAAACACAATCAAAATAGCAAAATAAAACTCACCTAGTCAAATTGTCGAACACTTGATGGATTGGTCGGACTTCCTTGTTTTCGATGCCGCTTAGCTCCGGCGCGGCCAATCTACGGCATCTCCATTCTCCACGAGCTTCGTTTTGCAACAAAAAAAGACATCAACATGGTGGTGACGCCGGATATATGGGCCAACATCGGCGGGGTGCAAGTGTGAGTGGGGTGGGAGGGGCGGCGGAGGCTGCGAGGTGCGGTGGAGGCTACTGATGATCGTAAAAGTCGTCGGCAACGTTGTTGCAGTACTGGTGGCGGAGGCTGCGAGGTACGATGGAGGCTACTGATGACCGCCAAAGTCGTCGGCAGCGGTGTTGCGGTGCTGGTGGCGGAGAGCGTCGCCGGGGTTGGAGAGCCAAGTTTTACTTGCGAACGCCAAGGCGAAGAATATTTGGCGGACCAAGTTGAAAAGTAAAAATATTACACCTCTAAACCATATAAAAATTTGGCTGGGTGTAGCTTAGAGAAGTAAAATGAGATATTTTACTGCTCTAATTGGTTAgttagtgtaatatcccaggtattggggttacaaaaatagaggaaacagatgtgtgcattgcattcatgcatagaaaatctggggaattttcgcgctttaaagtaaaacagtcacaagaatcgaagtttcacttgaccttggtggaattgaagtagctcatcaagtcaagcgctataaacctcaatgtgataNNNNNNNNNNNNNNNNNNNNNNNNNNNNNNNNNNNNNNNNNNNNNNNNNNNNNNNNNNNNNNNNNNNNNNNNNNNNNNNNNNNNNNNNNNNNNNNNNNNNAAGAGAGATtttaattttagcttcattaacaggtggtattccaactagactctcaataatgcaactagcttctaaagcgggagtgcctaggaaattacctcccgcaagagtatcaagaacatacctattccaactagagattccaacataaaagttcctaagtagtataataatggagtgtttcttaatgcacctatgatgagcatcactaattctataccaagcatctttaaaactttctcccccttgttgcttaaaggaacgaacttcaccttccggattactcatttttagcgatagtaaataaagcaaactagataaagtaaatgcaagtaactatttttttttgtgtttttgatatagagaacaagacaggtaaataaagtaaagccgacaactaatttttttgtgttttgtttaagtgcgacAAACAAagcgataaataaagtaaagtaaagcaagacaaaaacaaagtaaagagattggaagtggagactccccttgcaggcgtgtcttgatctccccggcaacggcgccgagaaaacgattgcttggcgtgtagttgacgtgggagttagaaatctttgtggtgtaacttttcttcgggtcccggcaacggcgccggagaaacgagtcttgatgcgcgtagatgacacgttcgttgggaaccccaagaggaaggtgtga includes these proteins:
- the LOC124678811 gene encoding uncharacterized protein LOC124678811, with amino-acid sequence MAPRFLACFGRGSATASAPDPAEELAPGPVLVELFSSQGCAASPDADAVAARLAQDSAGGVVVLGFHVDYWDYRGWKDPFASSAWTVRQKAYVEALRLDTLFTPQVVVQGRADCVGTEHDKLAQAVRDAPKYPSPAFKVTFQRPNPTTLQASFTGPLRARVEGGGSVMVALYESGVVTDCGRGENKGKALLNDHVVRRLEKLAAVRDGASAKKTVSGSVQFPLWDGFRPTKCGLVVFVQNAALQVLGVQHLDLPDKV